Proteins encoded together in one Piliocolobus tephrosceles isolate RC106 chromosome 15, ASM277652v3, whole genome shotgun sequence window:
- the LOC111545366 gene encoding 40S ribosomal protein S23, with protein sequence MGKCRGLRTARKLRSHRRDQKWHDKQYKKAHLGTALKANPFGGASHAKGIVLEKVGVEAKQPNSAIRKCVRVQLIKNGKKITAFVPNDGCLNFIEENDEVLVAGFGRKGHAVGDIPGVRFKVVKVANVSLLALYKGKKERPRS encoded by the coding sequence ATGGGCAAGTGTCGTGGACTTCGTACTGCTAGGAAGCTCCGCAGTCACCGACGAGACCAGAAGTGGCATGATAAACAGTACAAGAAAGCCCATTTGGGCACAGCCCTGAAGGCCAACCCTTTTGGAGGTGCTTCTCATGCAAAAGGAATCGTCCTGGAAAAAGTAGGAGTTGAAGCCAAACAGCCAAATTCTGCCATTAGGAAGTGTGTCAGGGTCCAGCTGATCAAGAATGGCAAGAAGATCACAGCCTTTGTACCCAACGACGGTTGCTTGAACTTTATTGAGGAAAACGATGAAGTTCTGGTTGCTGGATTTGGTCGCAAAGGTCATGCTGTTGGTGATATTCCTGGAGTCCGCTTTAAGGTTGTCAAAGTAGCCAATGTGTCTCTTCTGGCCCTATACAAAGGCAAGAAGGAAAGACCAAGATCATAA